Proteins encoded within one genomic window of Cataglyphis hispanica isolate Lineage 1 unplaced genomic scaffold, ULB_Chis1_1.0 scaffold102_size4151, whole genome shotgun sequence:
- the LOC126858630 gene encoding piggyBac transposable element-derived protein 4-like, protein NDDCETESTSESEDEIRPFPAKRPRRILSTSSSDSFAGKASQRAAYQNDADIWTTDKRDPPQFEFRGNPGLKIPNDVKSPGDFFDLFLTESVLNKIVQETNRYADQQRAKFPVLRFSRLRDWKDTSAEELRVFFALLMHTGTISLPSVTHYWKTNKLYNFDFWKKRMSRNRFQLILRFLHFNNNEEQDNDRLFKINPISQHFNETMDRIYKPERKLCIDEAIVLWRGRLIFRQYMKNKRHRYGIKLYELCEPNGIVLRVKTYAGRNDDLSGRNHASNVVLALMDGFLNSGYELYMDNYYNSVGLTKTLTRKSKKLVKKKLNQGDSEWLRSGSIMVNKWKDKRDVLTISNMHKGEMVQVQNKNGKISTKPDTVRDYTLGMA, encoded by the exons GAAATGATGACTGTGAAACCGAGTCCACTTCTGAAAGTGAAGATGAAATAAGACCTTTCCCAGCAAAACGACCTCGAAGGATTCTATCAACTTCATCGAGTGATAGTTTTGCCGGTAAAGCATCACAAAGGGCCGCATATCAAAATGATGCAGACATATGGACAACAGATAAGAGAGATCCTCCACAGTTCGAATTCAGAGGAAATCCAGGGTTGAAAATTCCAAACGATGTAAAATCACCAGGAGATTTCTTTGATCTGTTTTTGACAGAATctgttttgaataaaattgttcaagAAACGAATCGCTATGCTGACCAACAAAGAGCAAAGTTTCCAGTATTACGATTCTCCAGGCTGCGAGATTGGAAGGATACTAGCGCTGAAGAATTACGTGTATTCTTTGCATTACTTATGCACACCGGTACAATTAGTTTACCCTCCGTAACACATTATTGGAAaacaaataaactttataatttcgaCTTTTGGAAGAAAAGAATGTCTAGAAAtcgttttcaattaattttgagatttctgcattttaataataatgaggaACAAGATAATGATCGATTATTCAAGATCAATCCAATATCCCAACACTTCAACGAAACTATGGACCGCATCTATAAACCGGAGAGAAAATTGTGTATTGACGAAGCGATAGTTCTTTGGCGAGGAAGGTTGATTTTTCGgcaatacatgaaaaataaacgGCATAGATATGGCATCAAGCTGTATGAACTTTGTGAACCTAACGGAATAGTCTTGAGGGTGAAAACTTATGCTGGCAGAAATGATGATCTAAGTGGACGAAATCATGCTTCAAATGTCGTTTTGGCTCTGATGGATGGTTTCCTGAATAGTGGTTATGAACTTTATATggataattactataattcaGTTGGGCTCACGAAAACTCTCACGA GGAAATCCAAAAAATTAGTCAAAAAGAAACTGAATCAAGGAGACTCTGAGTGGCTCAGATCAGGATCCATTATGGTCAACAAATGGAAAGATAAGCGGGATGTGCTGACTATATCCAACATGCATAAAGGTGAAATGGTTCAAGTGCAGaacaaaaatggaaaaatttcgACTAAACCGGATACAGTCAGAGATTATACTTTGGGAATGGCAG